A genome region from Panicum virgatum strain AP13 chromosome 4K, P.virgatum_v5, whole genome shotgun sequence includes the following:
- the LOC120704452 gene encoding uncharacterized protein LOC120704452: MDAGGGVNPDCPNAANPFHRCAEYCPVPAPRAAAPKPSPPRPRPAQNGTRHGDGAKRVVPAAADDSDEEAGAERAVNPDCPNASDRFHSCTEYCPVPAPRAAAKSPPPGPGHAAQNGTAHRDDEECEITAANDSEEEVGRIEESPKVGGARRSERPPAKDGEGAGDGQWQAVNPDCPNAANPFHRCAGYCPVPAPRAAATHPPTPRGDEGSTRSDPGELHPRPRRRDKGGGSGGLPFYVFLREGSDADGKKVDPRCPNAPNPFHVCTDHCLAKMAEASAVSRSSEGGKSPLSIFSRHSRRSSSSSEEGSVKSTGSRKVDQKCPNAANPFHECGEHCAAKTQQVEQHKGTKMQSPRKKVGKDVALVPNWKVDPRCPNASNPFHMCAQYCFDHLNETAQTSATKSDKKKGKAVSKEVKREINPDCANSSNPYHTCGEHCKRKGDR; the protein is encoded by the exons atggACGCCGGAGGAGGGGTCAACCCGGACTGCCCCAACGCCGCCAACCCCTTCCACCGCTGCGCCGAGTACTGCCCCGTCCCAGCCCCCAGAGCCGCCGCGCCCAAGCCGTCCCCGCCTcgtccccggccggcgcagaaCGGGACCAGGCATGGGGACGGCGCCAAGCGGGTGGttcccgctgccgccgacgaCTCCGATGAGGAGGCCGGAGCGGAGCGGGCGGTGAACCCGGACTGCCCCAACGCCTCCGATCGCTTCCACAGCTGCACGGAGTACTGCCCCGTCCCGGCCCCAAGAGCGGCGGCCAAGTCGCCCCCGCCGGGGCCGGGCCACGCGGCGCAGAACGGGACCGCGCACCGCGACGACGAGGAATGCGAGATTACGGCCGCCAATGATTCGGAGGAGGAAGTGGGGCGCATCGAAGAGTCTCCGAAGGTTGGCGGGGCGAGGAGGagcgagcggccgccggcgaaggACGGGGAGGGCGCCGGAGATGGGCAGTGGCAGGCGGTCAACCCGGACTGCCCCAACGCCGCCAACCCGTTCCACCGCTGCGCCGGGTACTGCCCCGTCCCGGCCCCCAGAGCCGCGGCCACGCATCCGCCGACGCCACGGGGAGACGAGGGGAGCACGCGCAGTGACCCTGGCGAGCTGCACcccaggccgcgccgccgcgacaaGGGCGGTGGCTCCGGGGGCCTCCCCTTCTACGTCTTTC TGCGCGAAGGTTCCGATGCCGACGGAAAGAAGGTGGATCCTCGCTGCCCCAACGCGCCCAACCCGTTCCACGTCTGCACCGACCATTGCCTCGCCAAGATGGCTGAGGCCAGCGCCGTCAGCCGCTCGTCGGAGGGCGGCAAGTCGCCCTTATCCATCTTTTCTCGTCACTCACGCcgttcctcgtcctcctccgaag AGGGTAGCGTGAAGTCGACTGGAAGTAGGAAGGTGGATCAAAAGTGTCCCAATGCTGCCAACCCGTTCCATGAATGTGGTGAGCATTGTGCTGCCAAGACACAGCAGGTGGAGCAGCACAAGGGGACCAAAATGCAGTCCCCACGAAAGAAAG TTGGAAAGGATGTTGCATTGGTTCCGAATTGGAAGGTTGATCCGAGGTGCCCTAACGCGTCTAATCCATTCCATATGTGTGCTCAATATTGCTTTGATCATTTGAATGAAACAGCGCAGACAAGTGCAACCAAGTCAG ACAAGAAAAAAGGCAAGGCTGTTTCTAAAGAAGTGAAAAGAGAAATTAATCCTGATTGTGCCAACTCATCCAACCCCTACCACACGTGTGGTGAACACTGTAAGAGGAAGGGTGATAGGTAG
- the LOC120704451 gene encoding CREB-regulated transcription coactivator 1-like codes for MAYSAGGGKMSAVDAILAEAADLIALEQIAKLNTAHLADDSALPSSLESRFRKLKSLPAGPAAPVKTLGRSATAPHPTLPVPDPPRLSPAPHQQPAPTPAAQEEHPPRPAVQGERPPGGAAAAEAADKKGDSSPPPQLRPPAIVPAVHDDDEDLKKLFGSGGLGRRTLRERNRGRDDDGSRSPPPPRQACCFGFSPRKPLQRTPTKGKKAHGSGDGDVLGIDSGEWGDENRRMVTELKKQQHKLKKALEEQVKVSRETAKMASWVKQASARMTHTAAIDDLLSDCEDDEELK; via the coding sequence atggcgtaCTCGGCTGGCGGCGGCAAGATGTCGGCCGTGGACGCCATCCTCGCCGAGGCGGCCGACCTGATCGCGCTCGAGCAGATCGCTAAGCTCAACACCGCCCACctcgccgacgactccgccctCCCGTCCAGCCTCGAGTCCCGATTCCGCAAGCTCAAGTCCCTCCccgccggcccggccgcgcccgtcaAGACCCTCGGCCgcagcgccaccgcgccgcaccCCACCCTGCCCGTGCCCGACCCGCCGCGGCTGAGCCCTGCGCCTCACCAGCAGCCCGCACCCACCCCGGCGGCCCAAGAAGAGCATCCACCGAGGCCCGCGGTCCAAGGCGAGCGGCCACCGggaggcgcggccgcggcggaggcggccgacaAGAAGGGcgactcctcgccgccgccgcagctgcgcCCTCCAGCCATCGTCCCCGCGGttcacgacgacgacgaggacctGAAGAAGCTATTCGGATCAGGTGGGCTGGGCCGGCGGACGCTGCGGGAGCGGAACAGGGGCCGGGACGACGACGGctctcgctcgccgccgccgccgcgccaggcGTGCTGCTTCGGCTTCTCCCCCAGGAAGCCCCTGCAGAGGACGCCGACCAAGGGCAAGAAGGCCCATGGGTCAGGGGACGGCGACGTTCTCGGCATCGACTCCGGCGAGTGGGGCGACGAGAACAGGAGGATGGTCACCGAGCTCAAGAAGCAGCAGCACAAGCTCAAGAAGGCGCTCGAGGAGCAGGTGAAGGTCAGCAGGGAGACCGCCAAGATGGCAAGCTGGGTCAAGCAAGCGTCGGCGCGCATGACTCATACCGCGGCCATTGACGACTTGCTCAGTGACTGCGAAGACGATGAGGAGCTCAAGTAA
- the LOC120704454 gene encoding pre-mRNA-splicing factor syf2-like, with protein sequence MGMEGAVAGPSVDGKSRPECINSSNPYHECSDYCLRKIAEARQRLDDELPDSRPPEQRTVHPDCINAPNPYHECSEYCFKRIADAKSGLERGEQEPPATGAGTSDAAEQQPDDNDAEKQEDAGADDGYPQMTEKQKKLFDLRLKMNEARKANQQVMVAEKKRMEPRGESRGVSKQKWLEDRKKKIGKLLDSNGLDMSKAYMLDTQETAEAKYKKWEKEPAPYGWDVFNQKTLYDAYKKRTKNIDVDMDAYNKAKEADPEFYRDASSLQYGKVSKVPEENINKMVKELKEREEKRKSFSRRRKFNEDKDIDSINDRNEHFNKKIERAFGKYTLEIKNNLERGTALPD encoded by the exons ATGGGGATGGAGGGCGCCGTGGCGGGGCCGTCGGTGGACGGGAAGTCGCGGCCGGAGTGCATCAACTCGTCCAACCCGTACCACGAGTGCTCCGACTACTGCCTCCGCAAGATCGCCGAGGCCAGGCAGCGCCTCGACGACGAGCTGCCCGACTCGCGCCCGCCCGAGCAGCGTACCGTCCACCCGGACTGCATCAACGCCCCCAACCCGTACCACGAGTGCTCCGAGTACTGCTTCAAGCGCATCGCCGACGCCAAATCAG GGTTGGAGCGTGGGGAGCAAGAACCGCCTGCCACTGGTGCTGGCACGTCTGACGCCGCAGAGCAGCAACCTGATGATAATGATGCTGAGAAGCAGGAGGACGCTGGTGCCGATGATGGTTACCCGCAGATGACAGAAAAGCAGAAGAAGCTGTTCGATCTGCGCCTTAAAATG AACGAAGCAAGGAAAGCGAACCAGCAGGTGATGGTTgctgagaagaagaggatggAGCCTCGTGGTGAGAGTCGAGGTGTTTCTAAGCAGAAGTGGCTGGAGGACAGAAAGAAGAAGATTGGAAAGTTGCTCGACTCAAATGGCCTTGATATGTCGAAGGCTTACATGCTTGATACACAGGAGACagcagaagcgaagtacaagaAATGGGAGAAGGAACCTGCACCTTATGGGTGGGATG TTTTCAATCAGAAGACCCTGtatgatgcatacaaaaagAGGACCAAGAACATAGATGTTGACATGGATGCGTATAATAAAGCAAAGGAAGCTGATCCTGAATTCTACCGCGATGCCTCTAGTCTCCAGTATGGGAAG GTGTCAAAGGTCCCAGAAGAAAACATCAACAAAATGGTCAAAGAGCTCAAGGAGCGCGAAGAGAAGCGGAAATCCTTCAGCAGGAGGCGCAAGTTCAACGAAGACAAGGACATCGACTCGATCAACGACCGGAATGAGCACTTTAACAAGAAGATCGAGCGGGCCTTTGGCAAGTACACGCTTGAGATCAAGAACAACTTGGAAAGAGGGACTGCCTTGCCTGACTAA